Proteins from a single region of Corynebacterium casei LMG S-19264:
- a CDS encoding TetR/AcrR family transcriptional regulator → MPIISDEELNRRRHDILVGARKCFAEHGYEGATVRLLEESTGKSRGAIFHHFGDKESLFLALAKEDTLRQAEVVANNGLVEVMREMLRHPERHDWLATRVEVVSLVRTDPSFRARWKDQQSILDDAVRDRLRSKAEQGRVRDDITVSTLMVYLQTFMDGFISRLVQGDTHDLEAVLNIVEHSIRTAS, encoded by the coding sequence ATGCCTATCATTAGCGATGAAGAGCTCAACCGCCGTCGCCATGACATCTTGGTCGGTGCGCGCAAGTGCTTTGCTGAGCATGGATATGAAGGCGCCACAGTGCGCTTGCTCGAAGAGTCAACGGGCAAGTCACGCGGTGCGATCTTCCATCACTTCGGTGACAAAGAGTCGCTCTTCCTAGCCTTGGCAAAGGAAGACACACTGCGTCAGGCTGAGGTGGTTGCCAACAACGGTCTGGTTGAGGTGATGCGAGAGATGCTGCGGCATCCGGAGCGTCATGACTGGCTGGCAACACGGGTTGAGGTTGTCTCACTCGTGAGAACAGATCCGTCATTCCGCGCGCGTTGGAAAGACCAGCAGTCCATCCTGGATGACGCTGTGCGTGACCGTTTACGCTCCAAGGCAGAACAGGGCCGTGTCCGCGACGACATCACGGTCAGCACGCTCATGGTCTACCTGCAGACGTTCATGGACGGTTTTATCTCCCGCTTGGTTCAAGGCGATACCCATGACCTAGAGGCCGTGCTCAATATCGTGGAGCATTCCATCCGTACCGCGTCTTAG
- a CDS encoding NAD(P)-binding oxidoreductase, giving the protein MTDSKKVLYIGGHGKIGLLTTPKLVEKGHAVHSLVRNPDYKEELEGLGATPVIADITKLSSQDWAELADGFDVVVWGAGNGGRGAAALTFAVDQDGAIAAVEGLESLGDEAPRFIMISYMGATTNEVENDGGSWYAYVESKKNADNRINASSLDSVILGPGVLTEDATTGITVSDPGSTRDSDVETPRELVADVIAEIINEDKVPPHSPLEFYTGDKPVSSIWES; this is encoded by the coding sequence ATGACTGATTCTAAGAAAGTTTTGTACATTGGCGGCCATGGAAAAATTGGCCTGCTAACCACCCCAAAGCTTGTTGAGAAGGGCCATGCAGTGCACTCTTTGGTCCGCAATCCTGATTACAAGGAAGAGTTAGAAGGCCTTGGAGCGACTCCTGTTATTGCAGACATTACGAAGTTGAGCTCGCAGGATTGGGCAGAGCTCGCCGATGGATTCGATGTCGTTGTCTGGGGCGCCGGCAACGGCGGCCGTGGTGCGGCTGCGCTTACTTTCGCTGTGGACCAGGACGGCGCGATTGCTGCGGTCGAAGGTCTGGAGTCCTTGGGAGATGAGGCACCACGCTTCATCATGATTTCTTATATGGGCGCAACCACCAATGAGGTCGAAAACGATGGTGGCTCTTGGTACGCCTACGTTGAGTCCAAGAAGAACGCGGACAACCGCATCAACGCTTCTTCGCTCGACTCCGTCATCCTGGGCCCAGGCGTGCTTACTGAGGACGCCACCACCGGCATCACCGTATCTGACCCGGGCAGCACTCGCGACAGCGACGTTGAAACCCCACGCGAGCTAGTCGCTGACGTGATTGCCGAGATCATCAACGAGGACAAGGTGCCACCTCACTCACCACTCGAGTTCTACACCGGTGACAAGCCAGTCTCGAGCATCTGGGAAAGCTAA
- a CDS encoding ACT domain-containing protein, with the protein MIAIMTVTGADSTGIIAQVTTALAELNINIVDVSQTLMSGYFTMILRVEILDADKSIQEIQEYMKPVAEKTKQVIRIQSEDLFTAMNEI; encoded by the coding sequence ATGATTGCCATCATGACTGTTACTGGTGCGGATAGCACCGGAATTATTGCCCAAGTAACCACTGCCCTCGCTGAGTTGAATATAAACATCGTGGATGTCTCCCAGACCTTGATGTCTGGATACTTCACCATGATCCTGCGCGTAGAAATCCTGGATGCAGACAAGTCCATTCAGGAGATCCAGGAATACATGAAGCCAGTGGCGGAAAAGACTAAGCAGGTTATCCGTATCCAGTCGGAAGACCTGTTCACCGCCATGAACGAAATCTAG
- a CDS encoding PFL family protein, with amino-acid sequence MAFETHGILDTIEMIEKYRLDIRTVTMGISLLGCTRTTMEETCQAIYDRVTTQAEHLVEVCEGIEAELGIPIVNKRISVTPVSLVVAGVEGSPVDAAKALDKAAKKVGVNFVGGYSALVEKGATTAEKKLINSIPEALATTDVVCSSVNIASSRTGINMNAAAKMGEIIKEAAELTRDNSSIACAKLVVFANSVGDNPFMAGAFHGIEEPDCVVSVGVSGPGVVDRALGNLEGATLDQVAEEIKKAAFKITRAGQLVGNMAAQRLGVPFGIVDLSLAPTAELGDSVAHILEHMGLDQVGTHGTTAALALLNDAVKKGGMMACSRVGGLSGSFIPVSEDKGMIDAVRSGAISMDKLEAMTAICSVGFDMIALPGDTSASTIAGMIADEAAIGVMNHKTTAVRVIPVPGKTVGDEVNFGGLLGYAPIIPVNTVGNSEFIARGGFIPAPVHGFRN; translated from the coding sequence ATGGCATTTGAAACACACGGCATCCTCGACACGATCGAGATGATTGAGAAGTACCGTCTCGATATTCGCACCGTCACCATGGGTATTTCTCTGCTTGGTTGCACGCGCACCACCATGGAAGAGACCTGCCAGGCTATCTATGACCGAGTCACCACCCAGGCGGAACACCTGGTTGAGGTGTGCGAAGGCATTGAGGCTGAGCTGGGTATTCCAATCGTGAACAAGCGCATCTCCGTCACCCCAGTGTCTTTGGTTGTCGCCGGCGTTGAGGGTAGCCCAGTCGACGCAGCGAAGGCTTTGGATAAGGCCGCAAAGAAGGTTGGCGTGAACTTCGTCGGCGGTTATTCCGCGCTGGTAGAAAAGGGCGCGACCACCGCTGAGAAGAAGCTGATCAACTCCATCCCTGAGGCTTTGGCCACCACCGACGTGGTCTGCTCTTCGGTCAACATTGCTTCCTCGCGCACTGGCATCAACATGAATGCTGCCGCGAAGATGGGTGAAATCATCAAGGAAGCAGCTGAGCTGACTAGGGACAACTCCTCCATTGCGTGTGCAAAGCTGGTTGTCTTTGCTAACTCCGTGGGTGATAACCCGTTCATGGCTGGCGCCTTCCACGGCATCGAGGAGCCAGATTGCGTTGTCTCCGTCGGTGTTTCCGGCCCCGGCGTTGTAGACCGCGCGCTGGGCAACCTTGAGGGCGCAACCCTGGATCAGGTTGCAGAAGAGATCAAGAAGGCAGCGTTCAAGATTACCCGCGCTGGCCAGCTGGTGGGCAACATGGCCGCGCAGCGCTTGGGCGTCCCATTCGGCATCGTTGACTTGTCCTTGGCTCCCACCGCGGAGTTGGGTGATTCCGTCGCGCACATCCTGGAACACATGGGCTTGGACCAGGTTGGTACGCACGGCACGACCGCAGCACTTGCATTGCTTAACGATGCCGTCAAGAAGGGCGGCATGATGGCCTGCTCACGTGTCGGTGGCCTGTCTGGCTCATTTATTCCGGTGTCTGAGGACAAGGGAATGATCGACGCTGTTCGTTCGGGTGCAATCTCGATGGACAAGCTGGAAGCCATGACCGCAATTTGCTCAGTAGGCTTTGACATGATTGCTCTGCCGGGTGATACTTCGGCATCCACTATCGCTGGCATGATTGCTGATGAAGCAGCGATTGGCGTGATGAACCATAAGACCACTGCTGTGCGCGTTATTCCGGTTCCGGGCAAGACCGTTGGCGATGAGGTTAACTTCGGCGGCCTGTTGGGCTACGCCCCAATCATCCCCGTCAACACCGTGGGCAACTCCGAGTTCATCGCGCGTGGTGGTTTCATCCCTGCACCAGTACATGGCTTCAGAAACTAA
- a CDS encoding ABC transporter permease codes for MGEFILDRWQDITFRAYQHTSLVLQSVLLALVIALIIGVLISSRHRATALANSLTSIGLTLPSLALLGLAIPLFGIGTIPSVVLVVFYAVLPILRNAIVGLQNIDPGIIESARGQGMSPAAVLLKVRLPLAWPVIMTGVRVSTQMSMGVAAIAAYALGPGLGSYIFTGLSQSGGANALNYAFVGTIGIVTIALVVDALLELLQKLTTSNGL; via the coding sequence TTGGGAGAGTTCATTCTTGATCGCTGGCAAGACATCACCTTTCGCGCGTATCAACACACCTCACTGGTGTTGCAATCGGTATTGCTGGCGCTCGTTATCGCACTTATCATCGGGGTACTGATTTCTTCGCGCCATCGTGCGACAGCTCTTGCTAACTCACTGACATCAATCGGCCTGACGCTGCCTTCACTGGCGCTTTTGGGCCTTGCCATTCCGCTATTTGGAATCGGTACCATTCCATCCGTAGTCCTCGTGGTATTTTACGCAGTACTACCGATCCTGCGTAACGCAATTGTCGGCCTGCAAAACATTGACCCCGGGATCATCGAATCCGCGCGTGGCCAAGGCATGAGCCCGGCCGCAGTGCTGCTCAAGGTCCGCTTGCCGCTAGCGTGGCCAGTGATCATGACCGGTGTTCGTGTTTCCACGCAAATGTCCATGGGCGTTGCGGCCATCGCCGCCTATGCGCTGGGACCTGGTTTAGGTTCCTACATTTTCACTGGACTAAGCCAAAGTGGCGGTGCGAATGCCTTGAACTATGCGTTTGTCGGCACCATCGGCATCGTCACTATCGCACTTGTTGTAGATGCACTTTTGGAACTTCTGCAAAAACTCACTACTTCAAACGGGCTGTAA
- a CDS encoding ABC transporter permease has protein sequence MILVEKHINLKGVKHLLLFGIPVLVIIAVVGWGIWRSPAMLDDIENRTLAPAYVPSLTWKHLVIVVISALLVVFTAIPLGIVLARPSTKFLSPVVTGIANVGQAAPVIGVIVLLAILLGFGPPVAIFALWFYAFLPVLANVVAGLRGVDSSLVEAARGLSMSPMQVLFKVELSLALPVIMTGVRTSLVLLVGAGAFATFIDASGLGGLITAGINLYRNPILISGAVLIAALALAIEWVGRVL, from the coding sequence ATGATTCTGGTGGAGAAGCATATAAACCTTAAAGGCGTAAAACACCTCCTCCTCTTTGGTATCCCCGTCTTGGTGATCATCGCAGTGGTGGGCTGGGGTATCTGGCGCTCCCCTGCCATGCTCGACGACATTGAGAACCGCACGCTGGCTCCCGCATATGTGCCTAGTCTGACTTGGAAGCACCTGGTTATCGTGGTGATCTCCGCGCTCTTAGTGGTGTTTACCGCAATTCCATTGGGCATTGTCCTGGCGCGGCCTTCAACCAAGTTCCTCAGCCCCGTGGTCACAGGCATTGCGAATGTCGGTCAGGCGGCACCCGTTATCGGTGTCATCGTCTTGCTAGCAATCTTGCTGGGCTTCGGTCCTCCCGTCGCCATCTTTGCGCTCTGGTTCTACGCCTTCCTGCCGGTGCTTGCCAACGTGGTAGCAGGACTGCGCGGCGTTGATAGCTCGCTGGTGGAAGCCGCGCGTGGACTATCAATGTCTCCCATGCAGGTCCTGTTCAAAGTTGAGCTGTCCCTAGCGCTGCCTGTCATCATGACTGGCGTACGTACATCGCTCGTTCTGTTGGTTGGCGCGGGCGCATTCGCGACCTTCATCGACGCTAGCGGCCTGGGTGGTCTGATCACAGCGGGCATCAACCTCTACCGTAACCCAATTCTGATTTCTGGCGCCGTGCTCATCGCCGCGTTGGCCTTGGCCATCGAGTGGGTCGGCCGCGTGCTTTAG
- a CDS encoding glycine betaine ABC transporter substrate-binding protein, translating to MKKVVATLTAASTLFLASCGLGTAGGLIPSVELQGDLADIDLEGAAIGVGSKNFTEQIVLGKIATILLESAGANARDLTNVPGSTSARQALVSGDLDMMFEYTGTAWITYQGNADPIPDEQEQYKAVREADAANGIEWLPPYPMNNTYAIASNEETANEYALATLHDIANMPMEEQTICTDAEFRARNDGLFPMLEAYGLEEPPHDNIMEMDSGAVYAAVSNGDCNLGVIFATDGRVPALNLTVLEDPEAFFPKYNASLTVRSEVLEEHPEIEELFAPLADLLTNEKMQELNARVDIEGQDYADVAYDFLVKEGFLAE from the coding sequence GTGAAAAAAGTAGTTGCAACGCTAACTGCAGCTAGCACCTTGTTCCTGGCCAGCTGTGGGCTGGGCACCGCAGGTGGACTCATTCCTTCTGTCGAACTCCAAGGCGATCTGGCTGATATCGACCTGGAAGGCGCAGCCATCGGTGTGGGGTCGAAGAACTTTACTGAGCAGATTGTGCTGGGCAAGATTGCCACCATTTTGCTGGAGTCAGCCGGCGCGAATGCGCGTGACCTCACCAATGTTCCTGGTTCTACCTCTGCGCGTCAGGCGCTGGTCTCTGGTGATTTGGACATGATGTTTGAATACACCGGCACCGCCTGGATTACCTACCAGGGCAATGCCGATCCAATTCCTGATGAGCAGGAACAATACAAAGCTGTTCGGGAAGCGGATGCCGCCAACGGTATTGAATGGCTGCCGCCCTATCCGATGAACAACACCTACGCGATTGCCTCCAATGAGGAAACCGCGAACGAGTATGCCTTGGCGACGCTGCACGATATTGCAAACATGCCGATGGAAGAACAAACCATTTGTACCGACGCCGAGTTCCGCGCGCGCAACGATGGACTCTTCCCGATGCTCGAGGCATATGGTCTGGAAGAGCCACCCCATGACAACATCATGGAAATGGACTCCGGCGCGGTCTATGCCGCTGTCTCCAACGGCGACTGCAACCTCGGCGTCATCTTCGCCACCGACGGCCGCGTACCGGCACTGAACCTCACCGTGCTGGAAGACCCCGAAGCGTTCTTCCCCAAGTACAACGCATCACTCACCGTTCGTTCTGAGGTCCTAGAAGAACACCCCGAGATTGAAGAGCTCTTCGCGCCACTAGCGGACCTTCTGACCAATGAGAAGATGCAGGAACTTAACGCCCGGGTCGACATCGAAGGCCAGGACTACGCCGACGTCGCCTACGACTTCCTCGTCAAAGAAGGCTTCCTCGCCGAATAA
- a CDS encoding ABC-F family ATP-binding cassette domain-containing protein: protein MIVTQDLEVRVGARTLLEAPGQQLRVQPGDRIGLIGRNGAGKTTSMRILAGETEPYGGKVTSSGPIGYLPQDSREGNIEQTARERVLSARGLDEIKRSMAKTQHIMETTEDDKKRDKAIMKYSRLEERYQALGGYEADAECAQICDNLGLPVRVLDQKLGTLSGGQRRRVELAQILFAATSGSGKSETILLLDEPTNHLDADSITWLRGFLSKHEGGLVMISHDVELLEAVCNKIWFLDAVRGEADVYNMGYKKYLDARATDEARRRRERANAEKKASALHKQAAKLGAKATKAAAAKQMLARADRMMNELDEVRVSDRVASIKFPEPAACGKTPMFAKGLTKMYGSLEVFAGVDLAIDKGSRVVVLGTNGAGKTTLLKLLAGVERTDGEGGIVSGHGLRIGYFAQEHDNIDPDKSVWQNTIDACPDAGQQDLRGLLGAFMFSGDKLEQPAGTLSGGEKTRLSLATLVSSRANVLLLDEPTNNLDPQSREQVLDALTTYTGAVVLVTHDPGAVKALEPERVIIMPDGDEDLWSDEYMEIVELA, encoded by the coding sequence GTGATTGTTACCCAAGACTTGGAAGTGCGCGTTGGCGCCCGTACCCTACTCGAGGCCCCCGGCCAGCAACTTCGTGTGCAGCCCGGCGACCGAATTGGCCTGATCGGCCGCAATGGTGCGGGTAAGACCACCTCCATGCGTATTTTGGCGGGAGAGACCGAGCCCTATGGCGGCAAGGTCACGTCATCCGGTCCAATCGGCTACTTGCCGCAGGATTCCCGTGAGGGCAACATTGAGCAGACCGCGCGTGAGCGTGTGTTGTCTGCTCGTGGTCTGGATGAGATCAAGCGTTCCATGGCGAAAACTCAGCACATCATGGAGACCACTGAGGATGATAAGAAGCGCGACAAGGCGATTATGAAGTACTCCCGCCTTGAGGAGCGTTACCAGGCTCTTGGTGGCTATGAAGCTGATGCTGAGTGCGCTCAGATTTGTGACAACCTTGGACTGCCAGTGCGCGTGCTCGACCAGAAACTAGGTACCTTGTCTGGTGGTCAACGCCGCCGCGTGGAGCTAGCGCAGATTCTCTTCGCAGCAACATCGGGCTCAGGAAAGTCGGAGACGATTTTGCTTCTCGACGAGCCAACAAACCACCTGGATGCCGACTCCATTACATGGCTGCGTGGATTCTTGTCCAAGCACGAAGGCGGGCTCGTGATGATTTCTCACGACGTTGAGCTACTTGAGGCAGTCTGTAACAAGATTTGGTTCTTGGATGCCGTACGTGGTGAGGCAGATGTCTACAACATGGGGTACAAGAAGTACCTTGATGCCCGTGCTACTGATGAGGCACGTCGGCGCCGTGAGCGCGCGAATGCTGAGAAGAAGGCTTCCGCATTGCACAAACAGGCAGCCAAGCTGGGAGCGAAGGCGACGAAGGCAGCAGCGGCAAAGCAGATGCTGGCACGTGCGGATCGCATGATGAATGAGCTGGATGAAGTTCGCGTGTCTGATCGCGTTGCGAGCATTAAGTTCCCTGAGCCAGCGGCGTGTGGCAAAACCCCGATGTTTGCTAAGGGCCTGACCAAGATGTACGGCTCCTTGGAAGTCTTTGCAGGCGTTGACTTGGCCATCGATAAGGGCTCCCGTGTGGTTGTGTTGGGCACCAACGGTGCCGGTAAGACCACCTTGCTGAAGCTTCTCGCTGGCGTTGAGCGGACCGATGGTGAGGGTGGCATTGTTTCCGGCCACGGGCTGCGCATTGGCTACTTCGCGCAGGAGCACGACAACATCGATCCAGATAAGTCCGTGTGGCAAAACACTATCGATGCCTGCCCCGACGCCGGTCAGCAGGACCTACGCGGTCTGCTTGGCGCGTTCATGTTCTCCGGAGACAAGCTAGAACAACCAGCCGGCACCTTGTCGGGCGGTGAAAAGACTCGTCTGTCCTTGGCCACGCTCGTGTCGTCGCGCGCCAACGTGCTGCTTCTCGACGAGCCGACCAACAACCTGGACCCACAGTCCCGCGAGCAGGTGCTGGATGCATTGACCACCTACACCGGCGCCGTTGTCCTAGTGACACACGACCCAGGCGCCGTTAAGGCTCTAGAGCCGGAGCGCGTCATCATCATGCCCGACGGCGACGAAGACCTCTGGTCGGATGAGTACATGGAGATCGTTGAGCTCGCATAA
- a CDS encoding metal-sulfur cluster assembly factor, with protein MTEANPTPDPYQNENSSFDGARHRSEQTEEQIAKIYDVAEFMRDVIDPELGINIVDLGLVYDMWFEELEGKNTVVINMTLTSPACPLTDVIAEQIEDVIIGNNQAEAVDLNWVWMPPWGPNMITEEGREQLQALGFSV; from the coding sequence ATGACCGAAGCAAATCCAACTCCGGATCCATACCAGAATGAAAACTCTTCGTTCGATGGTGCTCGTCACCGCTCTGAACAGACCGAAGAGCAGATCGCCAAGATCTACGATGTCGCTGAGTTCATGCGCGATGTGATTGACCCTGAACTGGGCATCAACATCGTCGATCTTGGCTTGGTCTACGACATGTGGTTCGAAGAACTCGAGGGGAAGAACACTGTTGTTATCAACATGACCTTGACCTCCCCAGCATGTCCTTTGACCGACGTCATCGCTGAACAGATTGAGGACGTTATCATCGGCAACAACCAAGCCGAAGCAGTCGACCTCAACTGGGTTTGGATGCCACCATGGGGTCCAAACATGATTACCGAAGAAGGTCGTGAGCAGCTCCAAGCTCTAGGATTCTCCGTCTAA
- the sufU gene encoding Fe-S cluster assembly sulfur transfer protein SufU has protein sequence MLDSMYQEVILDHYKNPQHKGLRVPFQAEVHHVNPSCGDELTLRVQLSADGNTVEDVSYDAVGCSISQASTSVMAEEIIGKSLKEANEKLAEFEKMITSRGQEEGDEDIIGDGVAFAGVSQYPARVKCALLGWKAFQAASVDALNELES, from the coding sequence ATGCTTGATTCTATGTACCAAGAGGTAATCTTGGACCACTACAAGAACCCTCAGCACAAGGGTTTGCGCGTTCCGTTTCAGGCGGAAGTTCACCACGTCAATCCTTCTTGTGGCGACGAACTGACGCTGCGTGTCCAGCTTTCCGCGGATGGCAACACGGTCGAGGACGTTTCCTATGACGCGGTTGGCTGCTCGATTTCCCAGGCTTCAACTTCGGTTATGGCTGAAGAAATCATCGGCAAGTCGCTGAAAGAAGCTAATGAGAAGCTCGCCGAGTTTGAGAAGATGATTACTTCTCGTGGCCAGGAAGAAGGCGATGAGGACATCATCGGTGACGGCGTTGCTTTCGCTGGTGTTTCTCAGTATCCAGCTCGCGTAAAATGTGCTCTATTAGGCTGGAAGGCCTTCCAAGCAGCGTCGGTTGACGCACTCAACGAATTGGAGTCATAA
- a CDS encoding cysteine desulfurase has protein sequence MSTPAFDIESIRSQFPVLSRTVRGDKPLVYLDSGATSQRPLPVWKAEEDFVLNKFAPVHRGAYQLAEEATDAYESARAAIAEFVGASEHEIAFTKNATEALNEVAFVLGDPRAGDLQVTAEDTIVITELEHHANLVPWQELAERTGATLKWYKATEDGRIDLDSLELDDSVKVVAFTHQSNVTGAVADVDEIVRRAKAVGALIVLDACQSVPHMPVDFHELDVDFAAFSGHKMCGPSGVGVLYGKAEHLDKLPPFLTGGSMIEVVTMEKTTFAAPPQRFEAGTQMTSQVVGLGAAVKFLSEIGMENIHAHEQDLTAYALQKLTAIEGLRIIGPTEPENRGAAIAFEVEGIHPHDLGQVLDDHGVSIRVGHHCAWPVHRTMGVQSTARASFYLYNTRDEVDALAEAIVAAKKFFGVN, from the coding sequence ATGTCCACACCCGCATTTGATATTGAATCTATCCGCAGCCAGTTCCCTGTGCTCAGCAGGACGGTTCGAGGCGATAAACCTTTGGTCTATCTCGACTCGGGTGCTACTTCCCAGCGCCCGCTGCCGGTGTGGAAGGCCGAAGAAGACTTCGTCCTGAACAAGTTCGCGCCCGTTCACCGTGGTGCTTACCAGTTGGCTGAAGAAGCTACTGACGCTTATGAGTCTGCGCGTGCTGCGATCGCTGAGTTCGTCGGTGCCAGTGAGCATGAGATTGCGTTTACTAAAAACGCGACCGAAGCATTGAACGAGGTTGCCTTCGTTCTCGGTGATCCCCGCGCGGGCGACCTTCAGGTCACCGCTGAGGACACCATTGTCATCACCGAATTGGAGCACCACGCGAACCTGGTTCCTTGGCAGGAGCTTGCTGAGCGTACTGGCGCAACCTTGAAGTGGTACAAGGCCACCGAAGACGGCCGCATCGATCTGGATTCTTTGGAACTGGATGATTCGGTCAAGGTTGTTGCTTTTACTCACCAGTCGAACGTGACCGGTGCCGTGGCTGATGTCGACGAGATCGTTCGTCGTGCAAAAGCTGTCGGTGCACTGATCGTGTTGGACGCTTGCCAGTCTGTTCCACACATGCCCGTTGATTTCCACGAACTCGATGTAGATTTCGCGGCTTTCTCCGGACACAAGATGTGCGGTCCTTCTGGTGTTGGCGTGCTCTACGGCAAGGCTGAACACCTTGATAAGTTGCCACCATTTTTGACTGGCGGCTCCATGATCGAGGTTGTCACCATGGAAAAGACCACCTTTGCTGCGCCTCCGCAGCGCTTTGAGGCAGGTACCCAGATGACCAGCCAGGTCGTTGGCCTTGGTGCGGCAGTAAAATTTCTGTCTGAAATCGGCATGGAGAATATCCACGCCCATGAGCAGGACTTGACTGCCTACGCACTGCAGAAGCTGACGGCGATTGAAGGCCTTCGCATCATCGGCCCTACAGAGCCTGAAAACCGCGGTGCGGCTATCGCCTTTGAAGTTGAGGGCATTCACCCACATGATTTGGGTCAGGTTCTTGATGATCATGGCGTGTCCATTCGCGTGGGTCACCACTGTGCATGGCCAGTTCACCGCACCATGGGCGTGCAGTCGACTGCACGTGCAAGTTTCTACCTGTACAACACTCGCGACGAAGTTGATGCTTTGGCAGAAGCAATCGTTGCCGCGAAGAAGTTCTTTGGGGTGAATTAA
- the sufC gene encoding Fe-S cluster assembly ATPase SufC, which produces MSTLEIKNLHAQVLPNEEGAEPKPILKGVNLTIKSGETHAIMGPNGSGKSTLSYVIAGHPRYEVTEGEVLLDGENILDLEVDERARAGVFLAMQYPTEVAGVKMSQFMRSAVTAVRGEAPKLREWNKELTDARERLHIDKSFIARSVNEGFSGGEKKRHEVMQLDLLKPKFAVMDETDSGLDVDALRIVSDGINAYQEETNGGILMITHYQRILNYIVPDFVHVFADGQIIKTGGSELASELEKTGYEQFQ; this is translated from the coding sequence TTGTCTACTCTAGAAATTAAGAACCTCCACGCCCAGGTCCTTCCTAATGAAGAGGGCGCAGAGCCAAAGCCGATCCTCAAGGGTGTCAACCTGACCATCAAGTCCGGTGAGACCCACGCAATCATGGGTCCTAACGGCTCCGGCAAGTCCACCTTGTCCTACGTTATTGCTGGCCACCCACGCTACGAGGTTACCGAGGGCGAAGTATTGCTCGACGGCGAGAACATCCTTGACCTCGAGGTCGATGAGCGCGCACGCGCAGGTGTATTCCTGGCTATGCAGTACCCAACTGAGGTTGCTGGCGTAAAGATGAGCCAGTTCATGCGCTCCGCAGTCACCGCTGTTCGCGGCGAAGCTCCTAAGCTGCGCGAGTGGAACAAGGAACTCACCGACGCTCGTGAGCGCCTGCACATCGATAAGTCCTTCATCGCTCGTTCCGTCAACGAAGGTTTCTCCGGCGGCGAGAAGAAGCGCCACGAGGTTATGCAGCTTGATCTGCTCAAGCCAAAGTTCGCTGTCATGGATGAGACCGACTCTGGTTTGGACGTTGACGCACTGCGTATCGTTTCCGACGGCATCAATGCTTACCAGGAAGAAACCAACGGTGGCATCTTGATGATTACCCACTACCAGCGCATCCTCAACTACATCGTTCCTGACTTTGTACACGTATTCGCTGACGGCCAGATCATCAAGACCGGTGGCTCCGAGCTCGCTTCCGAGCTGGAGAAGACCGGCTACGAGCAGTTTCAGTAA